A stretch of DNA from Takifugu flavidus isolate HTHZ2018 chromosome 22, ASM371156v2, whole genome shotgun sequence:
TATAGGTCCTCAGGACAATGGTCAAGGGTGAGGCAGGCATCTAGCATTTGTCAAGAACAAATGCTTCATCATAATTGCTGTTAATAATTAAAGTTGTGATAAGCAGGAGATGGGACATTTATCAATTGCACAGCCGTCCGTGGTCACAGTTGATCGAGCTagagggtgaggaagagtgCAGAGTTTGGATTCGGGACAAAATAAGACTAACAGGTATGTTAGACACGTTGTAGTGTAGATTTGGCATGAAAAGGAAGGTTAGTGCCATAaacaaagagtgtgtgtgtgacatcattgGAATTTCAAGGACTTTTTTCCAAAGAGCTGGAATCTAATGTTGAAAGAGAATTTAATGATACAATTCAAAACCACCCTCTATGCTGTTGCCGAGCTCCGATCAAGTCTGACACATCAAGCCAAAACAGTGCAGAGTCTGATCTGGCTCTGCCTGTCCTGGAGGGTCTGGACCTTTGTTGTTTGCTGTTAATTTTCTTTGATAAGTGATGTTCAAAAACAGGACAGTTTCCTAACTTGATGTGATTAATGAACATCAGAGCTACATAGAGCGGAAGCACAAGTTCTGAGGGCAGCAGAGGCGAGATGCAGCGAGTGGGAGCGAAACAATACTTGGTGGCCAGGGCGTTGTATTCGGAGGATTCTTTTGCTGAGGAGCATGAAAAAGTCTGCAGACCCCATAAGACCACCCTGGATCATGTCAAGCAGTACTTCAAGTAAggaaaaataattattttggtCTTCTTTGGTCAGAAGATTGTGAACACAATCACAAATCTGTCCGTTGTGGATTAAAATAGTATATTATAGATCCTATCTAATAGCTGTTAGTTATTGCAGTTTAACCTGACCAGTATACTTAAGGTGGAAGCTATGCACAAATCTGGAGTAAATCTGAAACACTAAACatgaataagaaaaagaaaacacatatAAAATGTTATTATCATCTGTATTTTGAGCTATTTATTATCGAaaactgaatataaatataacTGAAAAGTTCATAAAGGAGGATTTTGCATGGAAGTATCAGTCCACAAAATCAATGTAAGGTGTTACTGTTGTTTTTAcccctttgtttgtttttttacaaaagGTAAGAGAGCTGAAATATCTAATTAGCGCTATTCTCATGTTTTCTTTGTGAAAGACAAATGGGTGAAAGGGTGTGCTTTTGTGCTGTTCTAGATGTGATGCCAAACGAGCGAAGAATACAGCTTTGTCCCTACTGCCTATAGTCGGTTGGATTAAAATCTATCGAATCAAGGAGTGGCTGTTAAATGATATTGTGTCTGGAGTCAGCACCGGACTTGTAGCAGTCCTGCAAGGTGAagagtttttctttgttttaaccAATCTGGTAAAATATAAGTATCAATTATTGCCTCTTTGCGAAACCTCAGCCGTTATTCAGCTGCTGATTCTGTCAGAAAACCAATATAACCTAGAAACAGCTATTTTATTCACAATATCGTCCTTATACTGTACGGCAGTCAACCTTTGATCTGTTTATTTAATGATTTAGAAaggttaatatttaaaatgaaacagaatTTATGGATGTACCATTAAACAGTAAACATGTTAAGATGGGAGCCACAATTATAGCTTTATTATTTGTTCTTTACTTGAGTGCTTTATCACTTTTGGATTACTTGAACCaaaatgttctaaaatgttACAGGTCTGGCCTACTGTCTGCTGGCCTCTTTACCACCCTGGTATGGGCTCTTCTCTGCATTTTTCCCTGTTGTAATTTACTTTTTCTTTGGCACATCCAGACACATCTCTGTAGGTGAGtgacatatactgtatattgttaCTATAGATTTTGAACAAGCTTCTTGAAGAACAGAATTCAATTCTCACTCTCTGCAGGTCCATTTCCAGTCTTGTGTCTTATGATTGGCTCAGTGGTCACCAGATTGGTCCCAGATGAAGGTCCTCCTGTCAACATTACGGGCTTTGAAGGCCTGACCAGAGATGAGCAGCGAGTTCTCGTAGCCTCATCTGTGACCTTTCTGACTGGTATCATGCAGGTGAATCATGAATTGTCTATAAGTGTCAGAGCAATGAGAGTCAGATTTGTACTCACCATTTCAATCATCATCAGCCAACATGACGTGATATGACTTTAAGGCCTGTAGGTCATTTACACATTAGATCAGGTGACAAAAAAGGACAGCTGGTGGGATGGGGAGCGCCCCCTAAGTATAAACTCCTACTATTTTACCAAAACAGGAACCTTCctaacagaggagagaagagacatAATCTTTGTGCACCTTTACATCTTGTCTTTGACAACATGAGCACAAAAGCAGTTTCCCACAGGTGCATTTTCTCAGTGCTGCAAAGTCAATATGGTCAATACGGCAGTGGGAGCTCATTCTGTTGGGAACTgtgctgagaagcggagggttttTGGTTAGAacccctccctgtgaccctgaaagggataaagcggttaagaagatgagatgagaatAGCCAAAAGCACCCCAAGTGCTACAGTAATGAATCAGCAAATTAGACCTATGCAGTGTATAGATGCTATTCTATATGTTCTCCTGGTATGTTTTGCAATAAAattgcattcatttattttattatctcaCCGTGTCATCTAGCTAGCCATGggtgtcctgcaggtggggTTCGTTGTCATGTACCTGTCTGACACTCTGGTGTCCGGcttcaccacagcagcagccatccATATCCTGGTGTCTCAGCTCAAGTTTGTGTTAGGATTACAGGTTCCAGGCATCAGTGGACCCCTTGCTATTATATATGTAATTACAGATACATTTAAAGTATTTTAGTCTTATTACATGCAGGGATCCtacataatttatttattttgtgtgttttgttttttttatagacCCTGGAGATTATCTTTGCTAAGATAACCTCTACTAATGTGTGTGACGTTGTGATCGCATTAGTGatcatggtggtggtgttcATTGTCAAGGAACTAAATGACAGATTTAAATCCAAGCTGCCTGTTCCCATCCCTATAGAGGTCATCATGGTGAGTACCAATAGCAACACATGATGGATATTTCCATAACTAATGACTGCAAATGTTGATAGAAGATATCAGTGATTATGTGTTATACTGGACTGGAGCGAGGTTATCAATAGCCCTTAATCTGAATGATCCCATAAACAATGTCCTTTAAATGCAATATAATCTACCACTGAATAGTTTAGGAGTACAGCATGTAGATACATTTGGAATTAATCTTATTCATCATTTATTGCTACCTTAGACTGTCATCGCATGTGGAGTTTCATACGCCTTTGACTTCAGGGTAAAATATGGAATTGATGTAGTTGGCTATATTCCACAAGGGTAAGTTAGAaattatttttggtaaatttttgttttccagttgtTGTACAGGATCTTTTGTGTATGTATAGAAATACTTTAATAATTTCAGAATAGTTCGGTCACATGGAAATAAAACTATTCCAAGTGTAATTCATAACAATAAATTTGATAAGtgttatcatttttatttgataaGTGGACTAAAATTATGTCAGGCCAAATAATAGCTCAGATTAGATGATTGTTTTCCAAATTAACTAATTATGTATGTGTTCTAGACATtgtaataaacacacaaaatatttaaagaacTTTATTTACCTGAATCtggaaaaatccaaaaaaggAGATGACCTCAATTTGCAGATAACTGGAGCTATAGATagatctgtccgtccgtccgtccatcagTTGATACTATGGAATAATTTCATACCGATATCCATCTGCAGGTACGAGTCACCCATAGCCCCAAACCTACACATTTTCAAGGAAACAGCAGTGGAAGCATTTCCCATGGCCATAGTGGGGTTTGCTGTAGCTTTCTCCGTGGCAAAAGTCTATTCTGTAAAGCATGATTACACCATAGATGGAAACCAGGTAAAGTTCAAGTATTTACTCAAAGTGTTTGGTTAATCCTGGTTTTGGATTACAGGGTGCttgttgttttattgtcttATTTGGCTATAGGAGCTGATAGCTTTTGGCATCAGTAATATTTTTGGAGCTTCATTTAAGTCCTTTGCTGCAAGTACAGCTCTTTCCAGGAGTGCAGTGCAGGAAAGCACGGGCGGAAAGACTCAGGTAATATCTGCATTGAAAAAAACGGCACATCAATAATGAATTCAGCAACTTTTATGAATGGGAGCCCtggtttaaaatgcaaataatgtTCTAACAACTTAATATACAATCTGTCCAATACAATGAAGGATATGCCAATTTGAGCATTATAACATAAGGGAATGGCCAAAGGCTGTAGTACAGTGCATCTTTTCTGGGGTAATCTAGAAACATATATACAGGGCAAAGCACACCCTTTGTaaaatattcattaaaaaatgagGGGTTGCAGAGATAAGCCCTTGGTCTCAGCCATACTGTTTCATTTTTAGATTGCTGGTGTGCTGTCTGCTCTTATTGTGATGATTGTAACACTGGCCATTGGCTTCCTCCTTGATCCACTTCCTAAGGTAAACCTCACAACTTCAGAGAATCACATAAATCAAGTTTTACAAATGTGGCTGGACTCTAATCATGATTCAACATCGTGACAGTCTGTCCTAGGTGCTGTGGTCATTGTAAATCTAAAGGGCATGCTGATGCAGGTTAGAGAAATCCCATACCTGTGGAAAAGGGACAAACCAGACTGTGTAAGTAAAGTTACAGACTGATAAATAGTATACTTTTAGAGACCAAGTCAGTTTATTCAATTTGAGAATAATTTTTCTGAAACGGTGCAGGTGGTGTGGTTAGGTACTTGCATTGCATCCATCCTGCTGGGGTTGGATCTTGGATTAGCCGTAGGTCTCGGTGTGGAACTGATCAGCGTCATCCTGAGGACTCAATTGTAAGCGTCTAACAAATCGACTGCTTTTCCACATTAATTTGATGCATTTGACATCATCTTGTGTGTCTAGATAAATGCAGGgttttcctctgcttttttctttccccccttttttattGGATTTTGCATCACATAATTATACTTCAATAATCATTCTACACATATTTAGGAAAgctctttcagtctttttttcttgctgGTTGTACTTTCTATCTTATTGTACTTCCCTTCTTTCTCCATCCTTGGGTCCTCTTGTCATTGTACCACTAATCACACAACAGATTTGAGgtatttttaaaactgtttaatCATAGCTGTAAAACTGGTAGCTGATAGCATATCACTGATAGCATATCAACATAGCTTGAAGTCTTCGATATATTTGCTTGTGGattgttcttgttattttcttttagcCCTCGCTGCAGTGTACTTGCCAACATCAGAGGTACAGATATCTACAAAGACAGGAAGGATTATACCAATGTAAGTAGTGTCTTTAAGAGTAGCTTTACTTGGCCAGGACTTGGATGTAATTTGGGTATAATGGTCATAAATCTCTGTAGATAATTGAGCCAAAAGGAGTGATTATCTTTAGGATACCAGCACCCATTTTCTTTGCCAACATTGAGTTCTTCAGGAGCAAGCTAATAGAAGCTGTAAGTAAAACTATGACCCCATATCAtaaacagatggacagacaatAAGCCCCACTGTTCTTTTTGCTAATCCATAAATTTGCAGGTTGGTTTTAATCCCCTGAAAGTGTTGagaaagaggaataaagcaCTAAGGATGATTCGGAAACTATTGAAGAAAGGAGATTTACAGTGGACATCAGTGAGTATTACTGACATTGTTCTATTATCAGCATTAGAATGTTTTACaatgaaaagttgttttcttcctcctcatatTAAGGACCATGGGCTGCAGTGTCGCCTAGTGATTTTCATTTACTTTCTTCTTATTCTTCTGCACTCTTATTTAGTTTCAAACAAGGAAACGTACCTTCCTTTAATCTCTGATATTAAAAGCTCATCTGTGTTATCCTAGAGTTGAATCTATGCAGTTTTAAATCCCGCAGCACACCACCAGCTGAAAACGTGAAAAAAAAGCTTAACACTTATATTGTTaatattcaagattcaagatgtactttattcatccccgtagggaaattgaattgtagtagcagcctaacatggattaatataactgtagactaggttttgtatttacaaagtatagaaacagaataaataaatacaaataagattagaataTAAGCTTTATTTAACATTGAAAATGACATATTATAAAATCTTGAATAGGAATCAAataaacataaagaaaaaaGTATTTTACAATCTTTCATATTTATTCTCACTCGGTGTGAAACCTGGGCCTGTTTGGATGAACAGAGAGCTGATATCCTGACAGGAATTGATGAAAGACACACATgaagctcttcctccacagctctcAGTCTTTCTCTGTTTATAGCTTTTACAGCAGTCAGTCTTGAAAAGCTCACCTCACACAGATATGTTGTGGAAAATGGGAGCAATGTCAAAATAGCTTTGTTGGCCAACATGGGGAACTCCTTGGCAGCTACCAAACAAAAACTGTCCAAAGGTAGATGAGCAAAGCTAAGCTTGAGACCACGATCTTGTCTCAGTTCAGTtagttcctcctgctcctgtaaAGTCATGTCCTTTCCAAAAGCTGGTGCTGAGCTGAATGGGTCCCTAACCCAGTCAAGGCACTCCGTGGAGgctgaagagaaataaaatgacatcttCTCCTCAAGAGATTTCAAATGTTTAACTATTATCTCACACAGTGCAGCAATATCAACATCTTGCCTTTTATTGGTGAGTGGGAACATTTCAAGATTGCCACTTTCCAcatgctgctgccagagttGCACCTTTGAACggaatccatttattttatcttcGCTTATAGCAGGTTTTCATTTCGGCCTTGCATTCGTCTGTTCAGTtcattcagatgatgaaaaatATCTGCCAGGTATGCCAGCCTTGCATACCACTCATCACTTGCAAGCAGCTTTGCGTAATCGGACCCTTCATTTGTCAGAAACACTTTAAGTTCCTCTCGCAGCTCATAAACACGGGCCAGCACCTTGCCACGCAACAACCACCAGACCTCCGTATGAAACAGAAAGGCTTTATGCTCCACTTCCATCTCCTCACGCAAAGCCGCAAATATGCGACTTTTCACAGGTCGTGACTTTACAAAGTTTACTATGCGCACAACATCATCCAACACAGGAACGAGGTCTGCTGGTAAAGTCTTGGCTACGAGGGTTTCACGGTGTAAAAAACAGTGCTGCTGTCACCTACTGGTATGGAAAAGTACTACATGATTACTCTGCCAGGTGCTAgaccacacaggcacacaaattGGATAATTTCCCACAGCACACCTGACAGTATCTCGCGGCACTGGTTGAAAAACACTGGTTTAGActagtctatgccagggtgctggaaaagaggattagactgatagtcgaacctctgatcgaggaggaacaatccAGGTTTTGCCctggtcgtggaaccacggatcagctctttacccttgctggggtgcttgaggggagttggaagtttg
This window harbors:
- the LOC130519057 gene encoding chloride anion exchanger-like; translated protein: MQRVGAKQYLVARALYSEDSFAEEHEKVCRPHKTTLDHVKQYFKCDAKRAKNTALSLLPIVGWIKIYRIKEWLLNDIVSGVSTGLVAVLQGLAYCLLASLPPWYGLFSAFFPVVIYFFFGTSRHISVGPFPVLCLMIGSVVTRLVPDEGPPVNITGFEGLTRDEQRVLVASSVTFLTGIMQLAMGVLQVGFVVMYLSDTLVSGFTTAAAIHILVSQLKFVLGLQVPGISGPLAIIYTLEIIFAKITSTNVCDVVIALVIMVVVFIVKELNDRFKSKLPVPIPIEVIMTVIACGVSYAFDFRVKYGIDVVGYIPQGYESPIAPNLHIFKETAVEAFPMAIVGFAVAFSVAKVYSVKHDYTIDGNQELIAFGISNIFGASFKSFAASTALSRSAVQESTGGKTQIAGVLSALIVMIVTLAIGFLLDPLPKSVLGAVVIVNLKGMLMQVREIPYLWKRDKPDCVVWLGTCIASILLGLDLGLAVGLGVELISVILRTQFPRCSVLANIRGTDIYKDRKDYTNIIEPKGVIIFRIPAPIFFANIEFFRSKLIEAVGFNPLKVLRKRNKALRMIRKLLKKGDLQWTSKGFLNTSFQPITESEDESNMEGLDMSIDFKDLPVSIDWNADLPANISVPKLDLHSLILDFAAVSFLDISALKGLKTMLKELIRIEVDVYIVACDPYILEKLHDCCFFDDEIKPSIFFLTLHDAMVHVLEKHPECEDKNTQDDTIITSVTVHYPDLRNRDRNTLYPETKF